A window of the Glaciimonas sp. CA11.2 genome harbors these coding sequences:
- a CDS encoding L-threonylcarbamoyladenylate synthase, which produces MNVPSDPRLNSGMPELASKAAPKDASKAGSTTSTDALIIDIKAIQRAARMLEAGELVAFPSETVYGLGADAENPAAVANIYAAKGRPSNHPVIVHIAPEADLGFWAQAIPPQAYQLITAFWPGPLTLILQRADHVSSALSGGQTSIGIRCPSHPVAQALLREFKAGKGGIAGPSANKFGHVSPTTAQHVRDEFGDGVNSPIAYVLDGGQSEVGIESTIIDLSRIATHGPVLLRPGDISTAEIAAVLGAPVHAADSGAPRASGTLESHYAPLTPVLQIAPVDLLAALSQMHQDGQRLALISYSAGAEKTVPLVAHYPMPEAPHGYAHNLYAALRDLDQAGADMIVVEAPPQDNAWQGINDRLRRAAYALTDKFSQYKHL; this is translated from the coding sequence ATGAATGTGCCATCTGATCCTCGTTTGAACTCTGGCATGCCTGAGCTTGCTTCTAAAGCCGCCCCTAAAGACGCTTCTAAAGCTGGCTCTACAACCTCAACCGACGCTTTGATCATTGATATCAAGGCGATCCAGCGTGCGGCGCGCATGTTGGAAGCGGGTGAGTTGGTTGCGTTTCCAAGTGAGACGGTCTACGGTCTTGGTGCAGACGCAGAAAATCCCGCAGCGGTAGCGAATATTTACGCAGCCAAAGGGCGCCCTTCAAATCATCCTGTCATCGTGCATATCGCACCGGAGGCAGATCTTGGCTTTTGGGCGCAGGCTATTCCACCGCAAGCGTATCAGTTGATTACGGCATTTTGGCCTGGACCGCTGACGCTGATTTTGCAGCGTGCAGATCATGTTTCCAGTGCGCTTTCCGGCGGGCAGACTTCCATTGGTATTCGCTGTCCTTCGCATCCTGTTGCGCAAGCTTTGCTGCGCGAGTTCAAAGCTGGGAAGGGCGGCATTGCGGGTCCATCTGCCAACAAATTCGGTCACGTCAGTCCCACCACTGCGCAGCACGTACGCGATGAATTTGGTGACGGGGTCAACAGCCCCATTGCGTATGTGTTGGACGGTGGGCAGAGCGAGGTCGGGATTGAGTCCACCATCATCGACTTATCCCGAATAGCGACTCATGGACCGGTGCTTTTGCGACCTGGCGACATCAGTACAGCAGAAATCGCCGCAGTGTTAGGCGCACCCGTTCACGCCGCAGATAGTGGTGCACCGCGTGCCTCAGGGACGCTGGAATCACATTACGCGCCACTAACACCGGTATTACAGATAGCGCCGGTGGATTTGCTGGCAGCTTTATCGCAAATGCATCAAGATGGACAACGACTGGCTTTGATTTCTTACTCGGCTGGCGCGGAGAAAACTGTCCCGCTAGTCGCTCACTATCCGATGCCTGAAGCTCCGCATGGCTATGCTCATAATTTATACGCCGCCTTGCGTGACCTTGATCAAGCCGGGGCCGATATGATTGTCGTCGAGGCACCGCCTCAGGACAATGCCTGGCAGGGCATTAACGATCGCCTGCGCCGCGCCGCATATGCTTTGACAGATAAATTTTCCCAATACAAGCATCTGTAG
- a CDS encoding OmpW/AlkL family protein: MKKHFSVLPKIAALTLLTMAALPAMAQQAGDNIVGLGWFHLAPQDSSQNLSVSGQTIPNTGAGVGNADTLGLQFSHFFTDNWVLSADAGIPPKFKLDGQGILQGTHIGSAKQWSPAVLVKYYFGDKNSQFRPFVGAGATYVWYTDVQLDNGFQQKLSGVISRGQTGALRTSADLSSSLAPVISAGASYNFDAHWSVGLSVSYIPLKTRADLTTSTPSGDVHSTTKLTLDPIVSFLSVGYKF, from the coding sequence ATGAAGAAACATTTTTCTGTACTACCAAAAATCGCAGCGTTAACCTTGCTGACAATGGCTGCTTTACCCGCTATGGCGCAGCAGGCTGGCGATAATATTGTTGGCTTGGGTTGGTTTCATTTGGCACCACAGGACTCAAGTCAAAACCTGAGTGTTTCTGGCCAAACTATTCCCAATACTGGCGCTGGTGTTGGCAATGCAGACACTCTCGGTTTGCAATTCAGTCATTTCTTTACCGATAATTGGGTGTTATCTGCCGATGCCGGAATACCGCCAAAATTCAAACTGGATGGCCAAGGCATTCTTCAAGGAACCCATATCGGTTCGGCTAAGCAGTGGAGTCCAGCGGTTTTGGTCAAATATTACTTCGGTGATAAAAATAGCCAATTTCGTCCATTCGTAGGTGCTGGTGCTACGTATGTCTGGTATACCGATGTGCAATTGGATAATGGTTTTCAACAGAAGTTGAGCGGCGTTATCAGTCGCGGTCAAACCGGTGCTTTGCGTACCAGCGCTGATTTAAGCAGTTCTTTGGCACCCGTTATCAGTGCCGGTGCTAGCTACAATTTCGATGCGCATTGGTCTGTCGGTCTCTCGGTTTCTTACATTCCGTTGAAAACAAGAGCCGACTTGACTACAAGTACGCCAAGTGGCGATGTGCACAGCACTACGAAGCTGACACTAGACCCTATCGTCAGCTTCTTGTCAGTTGGTTACAAATTTTAA
- the msrA gene encoding peptide-methionine (S)-S-oxide reductase MsrA, whose amino-acid sequence MANETAVLGGGCFWCLEAVYQEIKGVEHVESGYTGGHIVEPTYEQVCDGTTGHAEVVLINFDNEIISFRALLEIFFTIHDPTTLNRQGNDIGTQYRSVIYYQSPEQKETAKHVLAEMACVWDAPIVTELSPVEIYFKAEDYHQNYFKQHPLQGYCAFVVAPKVAKLRKTFMDKVKA is encoded by the coding sequence ATGGCTAACGAAACTGCAGTGTTAGGCGGTGGTTGCTTTTGGTGTCTTGAAGCTGTTTATCAGGAAATCAAAGGAGTCGAACATGTTGAGTCCGGTTATACCGGCGGGCATATCGTGGAGCCGACTTATGAACAAGTGTGCGATGGCACTACTGGCCATGCAGAAGTGGTGTTAATCAACTTTGATAATGAAATCATTTCTTTTCGTGCATTGCTGGAGATATTTTTTACGATACATGATCCCACTACACTTAACCGGCAAGGCAACGATATCGGGACGCAATATCGTTCGGTTATCTATTATCAGTCGCCGGAACAAAAAGAAACCGCTAAGCATGTATTGGCAGAGATGGCGTGCGTATGGGATGCACCAATTGTGACAGAACTATCGCCTGTTGAAATCTATTTCAAGGCCGAAGACTATCACCAGAACTATTTCAAACAACACCCGCTTCAAGGATATTGCGCGTTTGTCGTGGCGCCAAAAGTTGCCAAACTGCGGAAAACCTTTATGGATAAGGTCAAAGCTTAA
- a CDS encoding PAS domain-containing protein produces the protein MVFASNVWPPEGTEMGALVRHLDWSKTALGPMSDWPPSLRIAVTMALDSPLPTIVLWGPDLIQIYNDAYRPILGLRHPAAFGQRTRDCWPEVWDFNAVLYNRVLSTGERVHLEDQEYVIAPSGISETRYFTVIYAPTRDEAGDVRGVFVIVAETTRRVLAERENITLLKATQFAAGQLQHMFDHAPSFMALLKGPEYVFNIVNAAFMRLFSRYDVLEKTVGQAVPEFESQGLVKLLDQVFASGEPFLAYEMSVYLRDSVDGRIKEYHLDFVFQPIKDHNGDVSAIFVDGSDKTEQRHARLELRRLNQKLTDKVVCLEEAQTELFQSRSTLRKLIDHQESIKEDERKRIARDIHDDLGAVLTGIKANVSVSIDRSARGGLPEDPLLIEAVEQADAAIGAVRRVITELRPSVLDQLGVWAALEWYAGIIEERTGLQCQWSISESAAGVDLDSDRSTMLFRIVQEALTNVVRHAGAKQVKIRIFHYKRTIIVKIKDDGKGIGKQQLRDGKSWGILGMHERTRHFGGELSISGALGAGTAVILRLPLN, from the coding sequence TTGGTCTTTGCATCGAACGTCTGGCCGCCGGAGGGGACCGAAATGGGGGCGCTTGTGCGCCATCTGGACTGGTCCAAAACCGCGCTTGGCCCAATGTCTGATTGGCCTCCGAGCCTTCGTATTGCTGTCACGATGGCGCTCGATTCGCCGTTGCCGACAATCGTACTTTGGGGACCTGATTTAATCCAAATTTATAACGATGCCTATCGACCGATTCTTGGGCTGCGCCATCCCGCAGCGTTCGGCCAGCGAACCAGGGATTGCTGGCCCGAAGTGTGGGACTTTAATGCGGTCCTCTATAACCGTGTACTCAGCACAGGGGAGCGCGTACATCTGGAAGACCAAGAGTATGTGATTGCTCCTTCCGGCATCTCTGAAACGCGCTACTTTACGGTCATCTACGCACCAACGCGGGATGAAGCGGGCGATGTCCGTGGCGTATTTGTGATCGTTGCCGAAACCACGCGGCGGGTTCTCGCCGAGCGTGAAAACATCACTTTGTTAAAAGCCACCCAATTTGCAGCCGGTCAATTACAGCATATGTTTGATCACGCACCCAGCTTTATGGCGCTTCTTAAAGGGCCTGAATATGTGTTCAATATTGTCAATGCTGCCTTCATGCGCCTTTTTTCGCGGTATGACGTACTCGAAAAAACGGTAGGGCAAGCGGTACCAGAGTTCGAAAGTCAGGGCTTGGTGAAATTGCTTGATCAAGTTTTCGCTTCTGGCGAGCCATTTTTGGCTTATGAAATGTCGGTGTATTTGAGAGATAGCGTAGATGGCCGCATCAAGGAATACCATCTGGACTTTGTATTTCAACCGATCAAGGATCACAACGGTGATGTTAGCGCTATTTTTGTAGACGGCAGTGATAAGACCGAACAGCGCCATGCGCGCCTTGAGCTGCGTCGATTGAATCAAAAATTGACTGACAAGGTGGTGTGCCTCGAAGAGGCGCAAACCGAGCTGTTTCAGTCTCGATCAACGTTGCGGAAGCTCATCGATCATCAGGAAAGTATTAAGGAAGACGAGCGCAAACGCATCGCACGCGACATCCACGACGATCTAGGAGCGGTCCTTACCGGTATCAAGGCAAATGTCTCCGTTTCCATCGACCGTTCTGCACGCGGTGGGCTTCCTGAAGATCCGCTGCTGATAGAAGCGGTTGAGCAAGCCGATGCGGCCATCGGAGCGGTCCGTCGAGTGATAACCGAACTACGTCCAAGCGTTTTGGATCAGCTGGGCGTCTGGGCCGCGTTGGAATGGTACGCCGGGATAATCGAAGAGCGCACTGGGCTGCAATGTCAGTGGAGCATTAGTGAAAGTGCCGCTGGAGTCGATTTGGATTCCGACCGCAGTACCATGCTATTCCGCATCGTTCAGGAAGCGCTCACCAATGTGGTACGTCATGCTGGCGCGAAGCAGGTAAAAATTAGAATTTTTCACTATAAGCGCACGATTATCGTCAAAATTAAAGACGATGGAAAAGGAATTGGTAAGCAACAATTACGCGACGGAAAATCCTGGGGAATTCTTGGCATGCATGAACGTACCCGGCATTTTGGCGGCGAGTTGAGTATCTCGGGCGCCTTGGGTGCGGGCACCGCGGTCATATTGCGACTGCCACTTAATTAG